The Drosophila teissieri strain GT53w chromosome X, Prin_Dtei_1.1, whole genome shotgun sequence genome has a segment encoding these proteins:
- the LOC122623406 gene encoding armadillo segment polarity protein isoform X1, with the protein MSYMPAQNRTMSHNNQYNPPDLPPMVSAKEQTLMWQQNSYLGDSGIHSGAVTQVPSLSGKEDEEMEGDPLMFDLDTGFPQNFTQDQVDDMNQQLSQTRSQRVRAAMFPETLEEGIEIPSTQFDPQQPTAVQRLSEPSQMLKHAVVNLINYQDDAELATRAIPELIKLLNDEDQVVVSQAAMMVHQLSKKEASRHAIMNSPQMVAALVRAISNSNDLESTKAAVGTLHNLSHHRQGLLAIFKSGGIPALVKLLSSPVESVLFYAITTLHNLLLHQDGSKMAVRLAGGLQKMVTLLQRNNVKFLAIVTDCLQILAYGNQESKLIILASGGPNELVRIMRSYDYEKLLWTTSRVLKVLSVCSSNKPAIVDAGGMQALAMHLGNMSPRLVQNCLWTLRNLSDAATKVEGLEALLQSLVQVLGSTDVNVVTCAAGILSNLTCNNQRNKATVCQVGGVDALVRTIINAGDREEITEPAVCALRHLTSRHVDSELAQNAVRLNYGLSVIVKLLHPPSRWPLIKAVIGLIRNLALCPANHAPLREHGAIHHLVRLLMRAFQDTERQRSSIATTGSQQPSAYADGVRMEEIVEGTVGALHILARESHNRALIRQQSVIPIFVRLLFNEIENIQRVAAGVLCELAADKEGAEIIEQEGATGPLTDLLHSRNEGVATYAAAVLFRMSEDKPQDYKKRLSIELTNSLLREDNNIWASADLGMGPDLQDMLGPEEAYEGLYGQGPPSVHSSHGGRAFHQQGYDTLPIDSMQGLEISSPVGGGGAGGAPGNGGAGGGGGNIGAIPPSGAPTSPYSMDMDVGEIDAGALNFDLDAMPTPPNDNNNLAAWYDTDC; encoded by the exons ATGAGTTACATGCCAGCCCAGAATCGAACCA TGTCGCATAATAATCAATACAATCCACCTGATCTGCCGCCGATGGTGTCCGCCAAGGAGCAGACCCTAATGTGGCAGCAGAACTCATACTTGGGCGACTCCGGCATCCACTCGGGTGCCGTGACCCAGGTGCCATCGCTGTCTGGCAAGGAGGACGAGGAGATGGAGGGAGATCCGCTCATGTTCGACCTGGACACCGGTTTCCCGCAGAATTTCACACAAGACCAAGTGGACGATATGAACCAGCAGCTCAGCCAGACTCGCTCCCAACGTGTCCGTGCTGCCATGTTTCCGGAAACCCTGGAGGAGGGCATCGAGATTCCCTCCACTCAGTTTGATCCACAACAGCCGACGGCCGTGCAACGTCTTTCGGAGCCGTCGCAAATGCTGAAGCACGCGGTGGTCAATCTGATCAACTACCAGGACGATGCTGAACTGGCAACCAGGGCCATACCCGAGTTAATCAAGCTGCTGAACGATGAGGATCAGGTGGTAGTTTCCCAGGCCGCCATGATGGTCCACCAGCTGTCCAAGAAGGAGGCCTCGCGCCACGCCATAATGAACAGCCCACAGATGGTGGCCGCTTTGGTGCGTGCCATCTCTAACAGCAACGATCTGGAGAGCACCAAGGCAGCGGTAGGAACGCTGCACAACTTATCACACCATCGCCAGGGTCTGCTGGCCATCTTCAAGAGTGGCGGCATTCCGGCTCTTGTCAAGTTGCTCTCCTCGCCAGTGGAGAGTGTGCTGTTCTATGCAATTACCACGCTGCACAATCTGCTGCTCCACCAGGATGGATCCAAGATGGCTGTGCGCCTGGCCGGTGGGCTTCAGAAGATGGTTACGCTGCTGCAACGAAACAACGTCAAGTTTCTGGCTATCGTCACAGATTGCCTGCAAATTCTGGCCTATGGTAACCAGGAGAGCAAGTTAATAATCCTTGCCTCCGGCGGGCCGAACGAACTGGTGCGCATCATGCGCTCCTACGACTACGAGAAGCTACTGTGGACCACTTCGCGTGTACTGAAAGTGCTTTCCGTTTGCTCCAGCAACAAGCCGGCCATCGTGGATGCCGGTGGAATGCAGGCGCTGGCTATGCACTTGGGTAACATGTCGCCGCGCCTTGTGCAAAACTGTTTGTGGACGCTCCGCAATCTGTCGGATGCAGCCACTAAGGTGGAGGGCCTCGAAGCTTTGCTCCAATCTCTCGTCCAGGTTCTGGGCTCGACCGATGTCAACGTGGTCACCTGTGCCGCCGGTATCCTCTCAAATCTGACGTGCAACAATCAGCGCAACAAGGCCACCGTTTGCCAGGTGGGCGGTGTGGACGCCCTCGTCCGTACTATTATCAATGCCGGAGATCGCGAAGAGATTACCGAGCCGGCCGTTTGTGCCCTGCGTCACTTGACCTCGCGTCATGTGGACTCGGAGCTGGCCCAGAATGCCGTGCGTCTTAACTACGGGCTATCGGTGATTGTGAAGCTTCTGCATCCACCATCACGCTGGCCCTTGATCAAGGCCGTCATTGGGCTCATACGCAATTTGGCCCTCTGTCCGGCCAATCACGCCCCGTTGCGGGAGCACGGGGCCATCCACCATCTGGTGCGGCTGCTAATGCGCGCCTTCCAAGACACAGAGAGG CAACGTTCCTCGATAGCCACCACAGGCTCACAGCAGCCGTCCGCATACGCTGACGGCGTTCGTATGGAAGAGATTGTCGAGGGCACGGTGGGGGCGCTACATATCCTGGCCCGTGAGTCCCACAACCGGGCACTCATACGCCAGCAGTCGGTAATACCGATCTTTGTTCGATTGCTGTTCAACGAAATCGAGAACATACAG CGCGTGGCTGCTGGTGTTCTTTGTGAGCTCGCCGCTGACAAGGAGGGCGCCGAGATTATCGAGCAGGAGGGCGCCACTGGGCCGCTGACCGATCTACTGCATTCGCGCAATGAAGGCGTGGCCACATACGCCGCCGCCGTTCTCTTCCGAATGAGTGAGGACAAGCCGCAGGACTACAAGAAGCGGCTATCCATAGAGCTGACCAACTCGCTGCTGCGCGAGGACAACAACATATGGGCCAGTGCCGACCTGGGCATGGGTCCCGATCTGCAG GATATGCTTGGACCAGAAGAAGCATATGAGGGCCTGTACGGACAAGGTCCGCCCAGCGTGCACAGTTCGCACGGAGGTCGCGCATTCCATCAGCAAG GATATGATACTCTACCAATAGATTCGATGCAAGGTCTGGAGATCAGCAGCCCggtgggcggcggcggtgctGGCGGTGCTCCCGGCAATGGTGGagctggcggcggcggtggcaacaTCGGCGCCATTCCGCCAAGCGGCGCACCCACATCGCCCTATTCCATGGACATGGACGTCGGCGAGATTGATGCCGGTGCATTGAACTTTGACTTGGACGCCATGCCGACGCCACCcaatgacaacaacaacctgGCTGCCTGGTACGATACCGACTGTTAG
- the LOC122623406 gene encoding armadillo segment polarity protein isoform X2, with product MSYMPAQNRTMSHNNQYNPPDLPPMVSAKEQTLMWQQNSYLGDSGIHSGAVTQVPSLSGKEDEEMEGDPLMFDLDTGFPQNFTQDQVDDMNQQLSQTRSQRVRAAMFPETLEEGIEIPSTQFDPQQPTAVQRLSEPSQMLKHAVVNLINYQDDAELATRAIPELIKLLNDEDQVVVSQAAMMVHQLSKKEASRHAIMNSPQMVAALVRAISNSNDLESTKAAVGTLHNLSHHRQGLLAIFKSGGIPALVKLLSSPVESVLFYAITTLHNLLLHQDGSKMAVRLAGGLQKMVTLLQRNNVKFLAIVTDCLQILAYGNQESKLIILASGGPNELVRIMRSYDYEKLLWTTSRVLKVLSVCSSNKPAIVDAGGMQALAMHLGNMSPRLVQNCLWTLRNLSDAATKVEGLEALLQSLVQVLGSTDVNVVTCAAGILSNLTCNNQRNKATVCQVGGVDALVRTIINAGDREEITEPAVCALRHLTSRHVDSELAQNAVRLNYGLSVIVKLLHPPSRWPLIKAVIGLIRNLALCPANHAPLREHGAIHHLVRLLMRAFQDTERQRSSIATTGSQQPSAYADGVRMEEIVEGTVGALHILARESHNRALIRQQSVIPIFVRLLFNEIENIQRVAAGVLCELAADKEGAEIIEQEGATGPLTDLLHSRNEGVATYAAAVLFRMSEDKPQDYKKRLSIELTNSLLREDNNIWASADLGMGPDLQDMILYQ from the exons ATGAGTTACATGCCAGCCCAGAATCGAACCA TGTCGCATAATAATCAATACAATCCACCTGATCTGCCGCCGATGGTGTCCGCCAAGGAGCAGACCCTAATGTGGCAGCAGAACTCATACTTGGGCGACTCCGGCATCCACTCGGGTGCCGTGACCCAGGTGCCATCGCTGTCTGGCAAGGAGGACGAGGAGATGGAGGGAGATCCGCTCATGTTCGACCTGGACACCGGTTTCCCGCAGAATTTCACACAAGACCAAGTGGACGATATGAACCAGCAGCTCAGCCAGACTCGCTCCCAACGTGTCCGTGCTGCCATGTTTCCGGAAACCCTGGAGGAGGGCATCGAGATTCCCTCCACTCAGTTTGATCCACAACAGCCGACGGCCGTGCAACGTCTTTCGGAGCCGTCGCAAATGCTGAAGCACGCGGTGGTCAATCTGATCAACTACCAGGACGATGCTGAACTGGCAACCAGGGCCATACCCGAGTTAATCAAGCTGCTGAACGATGAGGATCAGGTGGTAGTTTCCCAGGCCGCCATGATGGTCCACCAGCTGTCCAAGAAGGAGGCCTCGCGCCACGCCATAATGAACAGCCCACAGATGGTGGCCGCTTTGGTGCGTGCCATCTCTAACAGCAACGATCTGGAGAGCACCAAGGCAGCGGTAGGAACGCTGCACAACTTATCACACCATCGCCAGGGTCTGCTGGCCATCTTCAAGAGTGGCGGCATTCCGGCTCTTGTCAAGTTGCTCTCCTCGCCAGTGGAGAGTGTGCTGTTCTATGCAATTACCACGCTGCACAATCTGCTGCTCCACCAGGATGGATCCAAGATGGCTGTGCGCCTGGCCGGTGGGCTTCAGAAGATGGTTACGCTGCTGCAACGAAACAACGTCAAGTTTCTGGCTATCGTCACAGATTGCCTGCAAATTCTGGCCTATGGTAACCAGGAGAGCAAGTTAATAATCCTTGCCTCCGGCGGGCCGAACGAACTGGTGCGCATCATGCGCTCCTACGACTACGAGAAGCTACTGTGGACCACTTCGCGTGTACTGAAAGTGCTTTCCGTTTGCTCCAGCAACAAGCCGGCCATCGTGGATGCCGGTGGAATGCAGGCGCTGGCTATGCACTTGGGTAACATGTCGCCGCGCCTTGTGCAAAACTGTTTGTGGACGCTCCGCAATCTGTCGGATGCAGCCACTAAGGTGGAGGGCCTCGAAGCTTTGCTCCAATCTCTCGTCCAGGTTCTGGGCTCGACCGATGTCAACGTGGTCACCTGTGCCGCCGGTATCCTCTCAAATCTGACGTGCAACAATCAGCGCAACAAGGCCACCGTTTGCCAGGTGGGCGGTGTGGACGCCCTCGTCCGTACTATTATCAATGCCGGAGATCGCGAAGAGATTACCGAGCCGGCCGTTTGTGCCCTGCGTCACTTGACCTCGCGTCATGTGGACTCGGAGCTGGCCCAGAATGCCGTGCGTCTTAACTACGGGCTATCGGTGATTGTGAAGCTTCTGCATCCACCATCACGCTGGCCCTTGATCAAGGCCGTCATTGGGCTCATACGCAATTTGGCCCTCTGTCCGGCCAATCACGCCCCGTTGCGGGAGCACGGGGCCATCCACCATCTGGTGCGGCTGCTAATGCGCGCCTTCCAAGACACAGAGAGG CAACGTTCCTCGATAGCCACCACAGGCTCACAGCAGCCGTCCGCATACGCTGACGGCGTTCGTATGGAAGAGATTGTCGAGGGCACGGTGGGGGCGCTACATATCCTGGCCCGTGAGTCCCACAACCGGGCACTCATACGCCAGCAGTCGGTAATACCGATCTTTGTTCGATTGCTGTTCAACGAAATCGAGAACATACAG CGCGTGGCTGCTGGTGTTCTTTGTGAGCTCGCCGCTGACAAGGAGGGCGCCGAGATTATCGAGCAGGAGGGCGCCACTGGGCCGCTGACCGATCTACTGCATTCGCGCAATGAAGGCGTGGCCACATACGCCGCCGCCGTTCTCTTCCGAATGAGTGAGGACAAGCCGCAGGACTACAAGAAGCGGCTATCCATAGAGCTGACCAACTCGCTGCTGCGCGAGGACAACAACATATGGGCCAGTGCCGACCTGGGCATGGGTCCCGATCTGCAG GATATGATACTCTACCAATAG
- the LOC122623407 gene encoding 39S ribosomal protein L16, mitochondrial, giving the protein MLSLKTVSQLFKQTLASGNIAIVNTAGLKYFAPPIKYKNVEQPERPKLRIMERQPQLPPNIRPPKMQKRLRYMRGPEMVHNTLLHKQYAIVATGGGRLRWGHYEMMRLTIGRKMNVNTMFATWRIPAPWQPITKKGQGQRMGGGKGAIDHYVTPIKAGRVIVEIAGKCEFVEVKQFLQQVANQLPFQATVVSQEMLDEQSAAEEEHARQNENPFTMKYVIQNNLNGCHRWLSPVDHKWFGKHL; this is encoded by the exons ATGCTCTCACTAAAAACAGTCTCCCAGCTCTTTAAGCAAACCCTTGCGT CGGGCAACATAGCAATTGTCAACACAGCCGGTCTTAAGTATTTCGCCCCGCCCATCAAATACAAGA ATGTGGAGCAGCCGGAGAGACCCAAGCTGAGGATCATGGAACGCCAGCCTCAGCTGCCGCCAAACATCCGTCCGCCGAAGATGCAGAAACGCTTGCGATACATGCGCGGTCCGGAGATGGTGCACAACACCCTGCTCCACAAGCAGTACGCAATCGTGGCCACTGGCGGAGGGCGCCTGCGCTGGGGTCACTACGAAATGATGCGTCTGACCATCGGACGCAAGATGAACGTCAACACTATGTTCGCCACATGGCGCATTCCCGCTCCCTGGCAGCCGATCACCAAGAAGGGCCAGGGCCAGCGGATGGGCGGCGGAAAGGGAGCCATCGACCACTACGTGACTCCCATCAAGGCCGGTCGCGTCATTGTCGAAATCGCCGGCAAGTGCGAGTTTGTTGAGGTCAAGCAGTTCCTGCAGCAGGTGGCCAACCAGCTGCCCTTCCAGGCCACCGTCGTTTCCCAGGAGATGCTCGACGAACAGAGCGCCGCCGAGGAGGAGCACGCTCGCCAGAATGAGAACCCATTTACCATGAAGTACGTAATCCAGAACAACCTCAACGGCTGCCACCGTTGGCTCTCGCCCGTGGACCACAAGTGGTTTGGCAAACACCTGTAG